The following coding sequences lie in one SAR202 cluster bacterium genomic window:
- the carA gene encoding glutamine-hydrolyzing carbamoyl-phosphate synthase small subunit has translation MQKAYLILEDGSIFEGTSIGLTGTKYGEVVFNTSMTGYQEILTDPSYSGQIVVATYPLIGNYGINSNDSQSKQIQVKGYVIREYCEFPSHFDSESDLDTYLKSNDIPGIFDIDTRAVTKKLRSTGSMMGCITNNPKPEEELQNLLNQPHYLEVNHVLSVSSDTQYNWNQEDNSSLGRLKIAVIDCGVKFNILKSLSTRGCQVEVFPVNASLDKILENDPDGVVISPGPGDPSMLDQLSNTVEQLVKNKPIFGICLGNQMIARALGANTFKLKFGHHGGNHPVKDIRSGKVTITSQNHGFAIDKDTLPKDLSVSHVNLIDGTVEGIEHNYLPVMGIQFHSEASPGPLDNTYLFDRFIEKIKEEQNG, from the coding sequence ATGCAAAAGGCATATTTAATATTAGAAGATGGATCCATATTTGAAGGTACTAGTATAGGATTGACTGGAACAAAATATGGAGAAGTTGTATTCAATACCAGTATGACTGGTTATCAAGAAATTTTAACAGATCCTTCATATTCAGGTCAGATTGTAGTAGCTACTTATCCATTAATTGGAAACTATGGGATAAATAGCAATGATTCACAATCTAAACAGATACAAGTAAAAGGTTATGTTATTAGAGAATATTGTGAATTTCCAAGTCACTTTGATTCTGAATCTGATTTAGACACCTATCTTAAAAGTAATGATATACCTGGTATTTTTGATATTGATACTAGAGCTGTGACAAAAAAGTTAAGATCCACTGGTTCGATGATGGGGTGTATCACAAATAATCCAAAACCTGAAGAAGAATTACAAAACTTATTAAATCAACCTCATTATCTAGAAGTAAACCATGTTTTATCTGTATCTTCTGATACTCAATATAATTGGAATCAAGAAGATAATAGTTCATTAGGTCGTCTTAAAATTGCAGTTATCGATTGTGGCGTTAAATTCAATATATTAAAAAGTTTATCAACACGTGGATGTCAAGTTGAGGTTTTTCCAGTAAATGCTTCACTGGATAAAATATTAGAAAATGATCCTGATGGCGTTGTAATTTCACCTGGACCAGGCGATCCATCAATGCTGGATCAATTGTCAAATACTGTAGAGCAATTAGTCAAAAACAAACCTATTTTTGGTATATGCCTCGGAAATCAAATGATAGCTAGGGCATTAGGTGCAAATACATTTAAATTAAAATTTGGGCATCATGGAGGAAATCATCCAGTAAAAGACATAAGAAGTGGCAAGGTAACAATAACTTCTCAAAATCATGGATTTGCTATTGATAAAGATACATTACCTAAGGATTTATCGGTAAGCCATGTGAACCTTATTGATGGAACTGTTGAAGGGATAGAACACAATTATTTACCAGTTATGGGTATTCAGTTTCATTCTGAAGCCTCTCCTGGACCTTTAGATAATACATATTTATTTGATAGGTTCATAGAAAAAATTAAGGAGGAACAAAATGGTTAA
- a CDS encoding dihydroorotase, whose amino-acid sequence MNKSSIGVKNVRIIDPYNDVDNVLDILIENGIITGIGKNIFSQDINGNTAVIDGTDKILSPGFIDLHTHLRDPGQEHKETIETGMKAAAKGGFTTICSMPNTNPPVDNSSIVKYILDESNKLELIKVLPIGCVTKGRKGTQISEMWDLKNAGCVGFSDDGDPIYNSEIMQIALQYSEHLGLPVINHCEDTQLSKHSSVNEGKISNRLGLSGWPNQAEDIMIARDIELAKKYGGHLHIAHASTARSVELINDAKKLGVNITAEVTPHHLTMTDSWFLGHQKDIDVFACLGSEAYDSNLKVNPPLRTKTDVNSLLVGLKEGIIDAIATDHAPHALQDKITTLDAAEYGINGLETAFTLLASLYHQNMLDIAEIINRLTLGPANIISNSLEKPKGIIKGELADIVLLDMNTDFTILGKDFISKSKLTPLEGLTFKGKVILTVAKGSIVYQENNN is encoded by the coding sequence ATGAATAAATCTAGTATAGGCGTTAAAAATGTAAGGATAATAGATCCTTATAACGATGTTGATAATGTTTTAGATATTCTTATTGAAAATGGAATAATAACAGGCATTGGTAAAAATATTTTTTCGCAAGATATAAATGGTAACACTGCTGTTATAGATGGAACCGATAAGATTTTAAGTCCTGGTTTTATTGATTTGCACACCCACCTAAGAGACCCTGGACAAGAACATAAAGAAACTATTGAAACTGGAATGAAAGCAGCTGCAAAAGGTGGATTTACAACAATATGTTCGATGCCAAATACTAATCCCCCAGTTGATAATTCAAGTATTGTTAAATATATATTGGATGAATCTAATAAACTTGAATTAATAAAAGTCCTTCCTATTGGTTGTGTTACAAAAGGGAGAAAAGGAACGCAAATTTCTGAGATGTGGGATTTAAAAAATGCAGGTTGTGTAGGTTTTAGTGATGATGGGGACCCAATTTACAATTCTGAAATTATGCAAATAGCACTACAATATAGTGAACATCTCGGATTACCTGTAATAAATCATTGTGAAGATACTCAATTATCAAAACATTCTTCTGTAAATGAAGGAAAAATTTCAAATAGACTAGGATTATCAGGATGGCCAAATCAGGCAGAAGATATTATGATTGCAAGAGATATAGAGTTGGCAAAGAAATATGGTGGTCATTTGCATATAGCTCATGCAAGTACTGCTCGTTCAGTAGAACTTATAAATGATGCAAAAAAACTTGGAGTTAATATTACTGCAGAAGTAACACCGCATCATTTAACTATGACTGATAGTTGGTTTTTAGGGCATCAAAAAGATATTGATGTTTTTGCTTGTCTTGGCAGTGAAGCCTATGATTCTAATTTAAAAGTCAACCCGCCATTAAGAACTAAAACAGATGTAAATTCTTTGTTAGTCGGCTTAAAAGAGGGGATAATTGATGCCATTGCAACTGATCATGCTCCTCATGCACTTCAAGATAAAATTACTACATTGGATGCTGCTGAATATGGGATTAATGGATTAGAAACGGCCTTTACTCTTCTAGCAAGTTTGTATCATCAAAATATGTTAGATATTGCAGAAATTATCAATCGTTTAACACTTGGTCCAGCAAATATAATATCTAATTCCTTAGAAAAGCCTAAAGGAATTATAAAAGGAGAATTAGCTGATATTGTGCTCTTAGATATGAATACTGATTTTACTATATTAGGGAAAGATTTTATATCAAAGAGTAAGCTTACCCCTTTAGAGGGGCTGACATTTAAAGGTAAAGTGATTTTAACTGTAGCTAAAGGGTCTATAGTTTATCAGGAGAATAACAATTAG